In Aliarcobacter faecis, a genomic segment contains:
- a CDS encoding ATP-dependent Clp protease adaptor ClpS, translated as MSNEIEIELNEDLEVQEPKKYNVFLLNDDYSTMDFVIDVLIKVFRKTISEAEAIMLSVHNNGKGLCGVYSFEIASTKVAQVKSLAREKGFPLKAIMEEE; from the coding sequence GTGAGTAATGAGATAGAAATAGAACTAAATGAAGATTTAGAAGTACAAGAACCAAAAAAGTATAATGTTTTTTTATTGAATGATGATTATTCAACTATGGATTTTGTAATTGATGTATTAATAAAAGTATTTAGAAAAACAATAAGTGAAGCGGAAGCAATAATGTTAAGTGTTCATAATAATGGAAAAGGTCTTTGCGGGGTTTATAGTTTTGAAATTGCAAGTACAAAAGTTGCACAAGTAAAAAGTTTGGCAAGAGAAAAGGGCTTTCCTTTAAAAGCTATAATGGAAGAAGAGTAA
- a CDS encoding c-type cytochrome has translation MKKSLVITATALLLFVGCTEEKKEQTTSKQELVQTNEKKAEEVKQKEIKVEEQKKVETPKDEEKKLEEAKAAETKKEEVTQTIAVVNDSDGEALFKTCTSCHGQKAEKEALGKSQVIAGWDKDRVIKALNGYKDGSYGGVMKGIMKPHVESKTPEQISALADFISKL, from the coding sequence ATGAAAAAGAGTTTAGTTATTACTGCAACTGCACTATTGCTATTTGTTGGCTGTACTGAAGAGAAAAAAGAGCAAACGACATCAAAACAAGAGCTTGTTCAAACTAATGAAAAAAAAGCTGAAGAAGTAAAACAAAAAGAGATTAAGGTAGAAGAACAAAAAAAAGTAGAAACTCCAAAAGATGAAGAAAAAAAGCTAGAAGAAGCAAAAGCTGCTGAAACTAAAAAAGAGGAAGTAACACAAACTATAGCAGTAGTAAATGATAGTGATGGAGAAGCTTTATTTAAAACATGTACATCTTGTCATGGACAAAAAGCTGAAAAAGAAGCTTTAGGAAAATCTCAAGTAATTGCTGGTTGGGATAAAGATAGAGTAATCAAAGCATTAAATGGTTACAAAGATGGAAGTTATGGAGGAGTTATGAAAGGTATTATGAAGCCTCATGTTGAGTCAAAAACTCCTGAACAAATTAGTGCTTTAGCAGATTTTATCTCAAAACTTTAA
- the clpA gene encoding ATP-dependent Clp protease ATP-binding subunit ClpA, which yields MISKELRHIFAQAISYAKTNKHEYLTLEHIFLMLINDVTIENMFIDLGVDTKVLFEDLKKYIEANTPRLPDGIIDEPIETLALSSTIEYMVAHTQSSGKTKANVEDMFVAILKDEKAYATYLLKKLGIQRVDILEEISHKPEEQNDEQKDDKSDKVLEDNSSELVGIAKKSQIDPVIGRDKELERVIEILGRRKKNNPLLVGEPGVGKTAITEGLALKIAKNEVPDFLQDSKIFSLDMGSMLAGTKYRGDFEKKLKSLLKEISKIPKAILFIDEIHTIVGAGSVGGSAMDASNILKPLLANGKLRCIGATTFAEYRNDFAKDKALSRRFAKVDINEPSIEDSILILEGLKSKYEEYHKVKYSKSAIISAVELSKKYIQDRFLPDCAIDVIDEVGASKKIELSKTLKVKNDTNITISSKDVEETISKMAHIPARSATKSDLSLLKNLEKNMQKRVFGQDKAINSIVQAIKINKAGLGLDKKPIGSFLFTGPTGVGKTEVAKELSLQMGIHFERFDMSEYMEAHAVSRLIGAPAGYIGFEQGGLLTESIRKHPHTVLLLDEIEKAHPDLMSILLQVMDNAELTDNSGNKADFQNVILIMTSNLGVTEANVMGFAKNEKLNENRAINKFFAPEFRNRLDAVVSFDSLSLDIVSKVAGKFIEDLEKQLETKKIKIEISKKAKDELARLGYDKTMGARPLNRVISDKIKNPLTDEILFGKLKKGGLVKIDFKDEFVFEYSL from the coding sequence ATGATTAGTAAAGAGTTAAGACATATTTTTGCACAAGCAATTAGCTATGCAAAAACAAATAAACATGAATATTTAACATTAGAACATATTTTTTTGATGCTTATAAATGATGTAACAATAGAAAATATGTTTATTGATTTAGGAGTTGATACAAAGGTTTTGTTTGAAGATTTAAAAAAATATATTGAAGCAAATACTCCAAGACTTCCAGATGGAATTATAGATGAACCAATAGAGACTTTGGCTCTATCTTCAACTATTGAGTATATGGTTGCACATACTCAAAGTAGTGGAAAAACAAAGGCAAATGTTGAAGATATGTTTGTTGCAATCTTAAAAGATGAGAAAGCTTATGCTACATATTTATTGAAAAAATTGGGAATTCAAAGAGTTGATATATTAGAAGAGATTTCTCATAAACCAGAAGAACAAAATGATGAGCAAAAAGATGATAAAAGTGATAAGGTTTTAGAAGATAATTCAAGTGAGCTTGTAGGAATTGCTAAAAAATCTCAAATAGACCCAGTTATTGGAAGAGATAAAGAGTTAGAAAGAGTTATAGAAATTTTAGGAAGAAGAAAGAAAAATAATCCACTTTTAGTTGGAGAGCCAGGAGTTGGGAAAACAGCAATTACTGAAGGATTAGCTTTAAAAATTGCTAAAAATGAAGTGCCAGATTTTTTACAAGATTCAAAAATATTTTCACTTGATATGGGTTCAATGTTAGCAGGAACTAAATATAGAGGAGATTTTGAGAAAAAATTAAAATCACTTTTAAAAGAGATTTCAAAAATTCCAAAGGCAATCTTATTTATAGATGAAATTCATACTATTGTTGGAGCTGGAAGTGTTGGTGGAAGTGCTATGGATGCTTCAAATATATTAAAACCACTTTTAGCAAATGGAAAGTTAAGATGTATAGGAGCTACAACATTTGCAGAGTATAGAAATGATTTTGCAAAAGATAAGGCACTTAGTCGAAGATTTGCAAAAGTTGATATAAATGAGCCGTCTATTGAAGATTCTATTTTGATTTTAGAGGGGTTAAAGTCAAAATATGAAGAGTATCATAAAGTAAAATACTCTAAGAGTGCTATTATAAGTGCAGTTGAATTGAGTAAAAAATATATTCAAGATAGATTTCTACCAGATTGTGCAATAGATGTTATAGATGAGGTAGGAGCTAGTAAAAAAATAGAGTTATCTAAAACTTTAAAAGTAAAAAATGATACAAACATTACAATTAGTTCAAAAGATGTAGAAGAAACTATCTCTAAAATGGCACATATTCCAGCAAGAAGTGCTACAAAATCTGATTTATCTCTTCTGAAAAATTTAGAAAAAAATATGCAAAAAAGAGTTTTTGGACAAGATAAAGCTATAAATTCAATAGTTCAGGCAATAAAAATAAATAAAGCGGGACTAGGTCTTGATAAAAAACCAATAGGAAGTTTTTTATTTACTGGACCAACAGGAGTTGGAAAAACTGAAGTGGCAAAAGAGTTGTCTTTACAAATGGGAATTCATTTTGAAAGATTTGATATGAGTGAATATATGGAAGCTCATGCTGTTTCAAGACTTATTGGAGCACCTGCTGGATATATTGGATTTGAGCAAGGAGGACTTTTAACTGAAAGTATAAGAAAACATCCTCATACAGTTTTACTGCTTGATGAGATAGAAAAAGCTCATCCAGATTTAATGTCAATTTTACTTCAAGTTATGGATAATGCAGAATTAACAGATAATAGTGGAAATAAAGCAGATTTTCAAAATGTTATTTTAATAATGACTTCAAATTTAGGAGTTACTGAAGCAAATGTTATGGGATTTGCAAAAAATGAAAAATTAAATGAAAATAGGGCTATAAATAAATTTTTTGCTCCAGAGTTTAGAAATAGGCTTGATGCAGTTGTTAGTTTTGATAGTTTAAGTTTAGATATTGTTTCTAAAGTTGCTGGAAAGTTTATTGAAGATTTAGAAAAGCAATTAGAAACTAAAAAAATTAAAATAGAAATAAGTAAAAAAGCAAAAGATGAATTAGCAAGATTGGGATACGATAAAACAATGGGAGCAAGACCTTTAAATAGAGTAATATCAGATAAAATCAAAAATCCATTAACAGATGAGATTTTATTTGGAAAGCTTAAAAAAGGTGGTTTAGTAAAAATAGATTTTAAAGATGAGTTTGTATTTGAATATAGTTTATGA
- a CDS encoding HpcH/HpaI aldolase/citrate lyase family protein, which yields MKGLNMMTSAIDLSKLTANDDLTPVLGGYWPGIQIYYPPIKYNPLDGSYETMEQAKLRLQKHAYKTKAHTVLFDLEDGCRQKAMSRELLIQELPKFPERDFQIAIRINPFRTEEYEEDLKMLKQIHQYIDVIVLAKAGEVYGSAEIRDLSSWLISIGSKLTIQPIIEHPKSLQIADRLMEHSTVKHIVFGIHDFSKAMAYKITPKGWIDELETFFNILTMEARIKGKGVIGGVEVLLTPHSLPDSCVEKKDIRRWLDLHGDEASKHVYAHALRETAMGLTGKQVITPNHINICKVAFTPSPLEIEKDVAILKAAIEADALLSGAIRYEGEMLDPPMFGKSLQNILRAYALNSLSKEDELFALSVLNKMPLHTFKENWPYGQL from the coding sequence ATGAAAGGTTTAAATATGATGACTTCTGCGATAGATTTATCTAAATTAACAGCAAATGACGATTTAACACCAGTTCTTGGTGGTTATTGGCCAGGTATTCAAATATACTATCCACCAATTAAATATAATCCACTAGATGGGTCTTATGAAACAATGGAACAAGCGAAACTAAGACTACAAAAACATGCTTATAAAACAAAAGCTCATACTGTTTTATTTGATTTAGAAGATGGTTGTAGACAAAAAGCTATGAGTAGAGAACTTTTAATTCAAGAATTACCAAAATTCCCTGAAAGAGATTTTCAAATAGCTATAAGAATAAATCCATTTAGAACAGAAGAGTATGAAGAGGATTTAAAAATGTTAAAACAAATTCATCAGTATATTGATGTGATTGTTTTAGCTAAAGCTGGAGAAGTTTATGGAAGTGCAGAGATTAGAGATTTAAGCTCTTGGTTAATCTCTATTGGAAGTAAACTTACAATTCAACCAATTATTGAACATCCAAAATCACTTCAAATTGCAGATAGATTAATGGAGCATTCAACAGTTAAACATATCGTATTTGGAATTCACGATTTTTCAAAAGCTATGGCTTATAAAATTACTCCAAAAGGTTGGATTGATGAACTTGAAACTTTCTTTAATATTCTTACAATGGAAGCTAGAATTAAAGGTAAAGGGGTAATTGGAGGGGTTGAAGTTCTTTTAACACCACATTCTCTACCAGATAGCTGTGTTGAGAAAAAAGATATTAGAAGATGGTTAGATTTACATGGAGATGAAGCTAGTAAACATGTTTATGCTCATGCTTTAAGAGAGACTGCAATGGGATTAACAGGTAAACAAGTTATTACTCCAAACCATATAAATATCTGTAAAGTTGCATTTACTCCATCTCCTTTAGAAATAGAGAAAGATGTAGCTATTTTAAAAGCTGCTATTGAAGCTGATGCACTTTTAAGTGGGGCTATTAGATATGAAGGAGAGATGTTAGATCCACCAATGTTTGGAAAATCTTTACAAAATATTTTAAGAGCTTATGCCTTAAATAGTTTATCAAAAGAAGATGAGTTATTTGCACTTTCTGTGTTAAATAAAATGCCTTTACATACATTTAAAGAAAACTGGCCATATGGTCAATTGTAA
- the bioD gene encoding dethiobiotin synthase has translation MKINPKEYIGKTIFITATNTNVGKTYACKKFLNYFSNSNLKVGYFKPIETGVENNTPLDGTRMLELTKKLNPDFEKVSINDCVPYQFTLPASPYVAKGNTYIDIEFLKEKKEYLQNFCDVLIIEGAGGLMVPIKKEYFMINLIKEFKTKCFLITPSKLGSINDTLLSIEALKNKNIDFEFFINLYEDINSFEKVSKPFLIDYFETLNFLQDL, from the coding sequence ATGAAAATTAACCCAAAAGAGTATATAGGAAAAACAATCTTTATAACAGCAACAAATACAAATGTAGGGAAAACTTATGCTTGTAAAAAATTTTTAAACTACTTTTCAAATTCCAATTTAAAAGTTGGTTATTTTAAACCTATTGAAACTGGTGTAGAAAATAATACACCATTAGATGGAACAAGAATGCTTGAACTTACAAAAAAACTAAATCCAGATTTTGAAAAAGTATCTATAAATGATTGTGTTCCTTATCAATTTACACTTCCTGCTTCCCCTTATGTTGCAAAAGGAAACACATATATAGATATTGAGTTTTTAAAAGAGAAGAAAGAGTATTTACAAAATTTTTGTGATGTTTTAATAATTGAAGGAGCTGGTGGACTTATGGTACCAATAAAAAAAGAGTATTTTATGATTAATTTAATAAAAGAGTTCAAGACAAAATGCTTTTTGATAACTCCTTCAAAATTAGGTTCTATAAATGATACCCTACTTTCAATTGAAGCTTTAAAAAATAAAAATATAGATTTTGAGTTTTTTATAAATTTATATGAGGATATAAATAGTTTTGAAAAAGTATCAAAACCTTTTTTAATAGACTATTTTGAAACACTAAATTTTTTACAAGATTTATAA